In Acinetobacter sp. C32I, one genomic interval encodes:
- the lpxO gene encoding lipid A hydroxylase LpxO encodes MYAVIIVAVFLVSFLYTYLRGKERLKASRQLFDHSTFLAPINMFMTGFSKLPNQAFFDVAQFPELKPLQDNWQVIREEAIQLQNQIKASEKNNDAGFNTFFKRGWKRFYLKWYQDSHPSAHQLCPKTVALLESIPSVKAAMFTELPSGSYLGKHRDPYAGSVRYHLGLVTPNSDDCFIEVDQERYSWRDGEATVFDETFVHWAENKTDETRIILFCDIERPMKWGWAQKFNHWFGRNVMSAASSPNDDQDKTGFINRIFKYGYAVHHYGRGLKERNRPLYYVSKWLLFAILIGLILLPSFL; translated from the coding sequence ATGTACGCAGTGATTATCGTTGCCGTATTTTTAGTCAGCTTTTTGTATACCTATTTACGAGGTAAAGAGCGCTTAAAAGCATCTCGACAATTATTTGACCATTCAACATTTTTAGCACCGATCAACATGTTTATGACGGGCTTTTCCAAGTTGCCGAACCAGGCTTTCTTCGATGTGGCGCAGTTCCCAGAACTGAAACCATTACAGGATAACTGGCAAGTGATTCGTGAAGAAGCGATTCAGCTGCAAAATCAAATTAAAGCTTCTGAAAAAAACAATGATGCAGGCTTTAATACCTTCTTTAAACGAGGCTGGAAACGCTTTTATCTGAAATGGTATCAAGATAGTCATCCATCTGCACATCAACTCTGTCCAAAAACAGTGGCGCTACTGGAAAGTATTCCATCCGTCAAAGCCGCCATGTTTACCGAATTGCCTTCTGGCAGCTACTTAGGGAAACACCGTGATCCCTATGCAGGTTCGGTACGCTATCACCTAGGCTTAGTCACACCAAATAGTGATGATTGCTTTATCGAAGTCGATCAAGAGCGTTATAGCTGGAGAGATGGTGAAGCTACCGTATTTGATGAAACCTTTGTGCATTGGGCTGAAAACAAAACTGATGAAACCCGTATTATCTTATTCTGTGACATCGAACGCCCGATGAAATGGGGTTGGGCACAAAAGTTTAATCACTGGTTTGGTCGTAATGTCATGTCTGCGGCAAGTTCACCCAATGATGACCAAGACAAAACTGGCTTTATTAACCGTATTTTTAAATATGGTTATGCCGTGCATCACTATGGCCGCGGTTTAAAAGAGCGTAATCGCCCACTCTACTATGTATCTAAGTGGTTGCTATTTGCCATCCTGATTGGCCTGATTTTGCTCCCAAGCTTTTTATAA
- a CDS encoding MFS transporter — protein MSSSTTTATPEVASNSKVRVLFASLVGTTIEFFDFYIYATAAVLIFPHLFFPESSDGAAVLKSLATFAIAFIARPIGAAIFGHLGDRIGRKATLVAALLTMGISTVCIGLLPTYAQIGLAAPLLLALCRLGQGLGLGGEWSGAVLLATENAPEGKRAWYGMFPQLGAPIGFILATGSFLLLNAFMSEQAFMAWGWRIPFIASAVLVLVGLYIRLKLHETPAFQKVLNKQKEVNVPFKEVMTKHFPMLVLGTIAAICTFVVFYLTTVFALNWGTTKLGYARGEFLVLQLVATLCFAAFIPLSAILAEKFGRKNTSVAVCILSALFGLCFAPLLGSGSPILVFLFLCIGLAIMGLTYGPIGTVLSEIFPTSVRYTGSALTFNLAGIFGASFAPYIATKLAESYGLGAVGLYLSVASILSLIAFLMIRETKHDDVNNQI, from the coding sequence ATGTCGTCAAGCACTACGACTGCCACCCCAGAAGTGGCCAGCAATTCAAAAGTACGGGTATTATTTGCCAGCCTTGTCGGTACGACAATTGAGTTTTTCGACTTTTATATCTACGCCACAGCAGCAGTACTCATTTTTCCACACTTATTTTTCCCTGAAAGTAGCGATGGTGCTGCAGTGCTCAAGTCACTTGCGACCTTTGCGATTGCTTTTATTGCCCGCCCGATCGGTGCTGCAATTTTTGGACATCTCGGTGACCGAATCGGACGAAAGGCCACCTTGGTTGCAGCCTTACTGACCATGGGGATTTCAACGGTCTGTATCGGTCTACTACCAACCTATGCACAAATTGGCCTTGCTGCGCCTCTATTGCTCGCCTTATGCCGTTTAGGCCAAGGTTTAGGCTTAGGTGGTGAATGGAGTGGTGCGGTACTGCTTGCCACTGAGAACGCACCAGAGGGCAAACGCGCTTGGTATGGTATGTTCCCTCAACTTGGCGCACCGATCGGTTTTATCCTTGCAACAGGTTCCTTCCTGCTACTCAATGCCTTTATGTCTGAACAAGCCTTTATGGCATGGGGCTGGCGTATTCCATTTATTGCCAGTGCGGTATTGGTTTTAGTTGGTTTATACATTCGTTTAAAGTTACATGAAACACCCGCTTTCCAAAAAGTTCTGAATAAACAGAAAGAAGTGAATGTTCCTTTCAAAGAAGTAATGACCAAACATTTCCCGATGTTAGTACTTGGTACTATTGCCGCGATCTGTACTTTTGTGGTGTTTTATCTCACCACCGTATTTGCCTTGAACTGGGGCACCACCAAGCTCGGCTATGCACGTGGAGAATTCCTTGTATTGCAACTGGTAGCAACCCTCTGTTTTGCAGCCTTTATTCCACTGTCAGCGATTTTGGCAGAGAAGTTTGGGCGTAAAAATACCTCTGTTGCCGTGTGTATTCTTTCCGCTCTGTTCGGATTGTGTTTCGCTCCGCTATTAGGTTCAGGTAGCCCAATTCTGGTGTTCTTGTTCTTATGTATTGGTCTTGCCATTATGGGTTTAACCTATGGTCCAATCGGTACTGTGTTGTCAGAAATCTTTCCAACTTCGGTTCGCTATACAGGATCAGCTTTAACTTTTAACTTGGCAGGTATTTTCGGCGCATCCTTTGCACCGTATATCGCAACCAAGTTGGCAGAAAGTTATGGCCTTGGCGCAGTTGGTCTGTACCTCAGTGTGGCTTCAATTTTATCGTTAATTGCATTTTTAATGATTCGTGAAACCAAGCATGATGATGTAAATAACCAAATTTAA
- a CDS encoding hemolysin III family protein produces the protein MNTNTLLDYDPKEELINAYSHGAGAVLALIASIFLIIKGYGLPLGQWISLWVYGFSLVLLLSSSMLYHFAQDERKRYWYKKLDHTAIYYLIAGTYTPFLSIAIPTAKAHYLLIALWAIALIGTLFKLVFIHRFQKISLAAYLIMGWLAVLVMDDMQRYLSKEAVQLLIAGGLAYTIGTLFYALKKVRYTHAIWHVFVLLGAGLHFLAIYCYVL, from the coding sequence ATGAACACAAACACATTGCTGGACTATGACCCCAAAGAAGAACTGATTAATGCCTATAGTCATGGGGCTGGCGCAGTACTGGCTTTAATTGCCTCAATCTTTTTGATCATCAAAGGCTATGGCCTGCCTTTAGGACAATGGATCAGTTTATGGGTCTATGGCTTTAGCTTGGTACTGTTGCTCAGTAGTTCCATGCTGTATCACTTTGCCCAAGATGAACGTAAACGCTATTGGTATAAAAAACTGGATCATACCGCGATTTACTATCTGATTGCAGGCACTTATACCCCGTTTCTCAGTATTGCCATTCCAACTGCCAAGGCACATTACTTACTGATCGCCTTATGGGCCATTGCCCTGATCGGTACTTTGTTCAAACTGGTATTCATTCATCGCTTCCAAAAAATTTCTTTAGCCGCCTATTTAATCATGGGTTGGCTGGCTGTTTTGGTGATGGATGATATGCAACGTTATCTGTCTAAAGAAGCAGTGCAACTGCTGATTGCAGGTGGTTTGGCTTATACCATCGGCACATTGTTTTATGCCTTAAAAAAGGTAAGATATACCCACGCAATTTGGCATGTTTTTGTGCTATTAGGCGCAGGATTACACTTTTTGGCAATCTACTGTTATGTATTATAA
- a CDS encoding SAM-dependent methyltransferase — protein MFAPNFSFEQEQQFFLDIQQSIENKSFDRLILSQYKGEMAQLEKMTFRVIELQGQANLSCLYHHTTQDITKNYSIAEGLEKIAELLSLSKQANLFSTEQDVQLKKNKKKAMLNTQKKQASTDKVGQQQHDREKQRYVQQQSPFLRHLGITDEKGQIVPSMARKWKQINKFIEIFSHAYEQIDASQQELNIVDFGSGKGYLTFALYDYLQAQQKTPLITGVELRSNLVEFCQNVADQTGFSHLDFFEGDVRSYQPEKLDVMIALHACDIATDFAIHTGIRLNASMIMCAPCCHKELRPQLQSPAVLQPMLQFGIHAGQQAEMLTDTLRALLLKAYGYETKVFEFVSLEHTSKNKMILATKRKDIQQPDAKIMQQIQALKAMYGIEKQSLELLLQDQMPVENIGCKC, from the coding sequence ATGTTTGCGCCGAATTTTTCTTTTGAACAAGAACAGCAGTTTTTCTTGGATATCCAGCAATCTATTGAAAATAAAAGCTTTGATCGCCTGATTTTGAGTCAGTACAAAGGCGAAATGGCGCAACTAGAAAAGATGACATTTCGTGTGATTGAACTACAGGGACAGGCAAACTTGTCTTGCTTATATCATCACACCACACAAGACATCACTAAAAACTATAGTATTGCCGAAGGTTTGGAAAAAATTGCTGAGTTATTGAGCCTGTCTAAGCAAGCTAATCTCTTTAGTACTGAGCAAGACGTTCAACTGAAGAAAAATAAAAAGAAAGCCATGTTGAACACTCAGAAGAAACAGGCATCTACCGACAAAGTAGGGCAACAGCAGCACGATCGTGAAAAGCAGCGTTATGTACAACAGCAAAGTCCATTTTTAAGGCATCTTGGCATTACCGATGAAAAAGGACAAATCGTTCCAAGCATGGCGCGTAAGTGGAAACAGATTAATAAATTTATTGAAATCTTTTCGCATGCTTATGAACAGATTGACGCTTCACAGCAAGAATTGAATATTGTCGATTTTGGTTCAGGTAAGGGCTATTTAACTTTTGCCTTATATGACTATTTGCAGGCGCAGCAGAAAACACCGTTAATTACGGGGGTTGAACTGCGTTCGAATCTGGTTGAGTTTTGCCAGAATGTGGCTGATCAAACGGGTTTTAGCCATCTGGATTTCTTTGAAGGGGATGTGCGTAGCTATCAGCCAGAAAAGTTAGATGTGATGATTGCATTGCATGCCTGTGATATCGCCACTGACTTTGCCATTCATACTGGTATTCGTCTGAATGCATCCATGATTATGTGTGCACCGTGTTGCCATAAGGAACTTCGCCCACAGCTACAAAGTCCAGCGGTGTTACAGCCGATGTTGCAATTCGGCATTCATGCAGGACAACAGGCTGAAATGCTCACTGATACCTTGCGAGCTTTATTGCTGAAAGCCTATGGTTATGAAACCAAAGTGTTTGAGTTTGTGTCTTTGGAGCATACCAGTAAGAATAAAATGATCTTGGCGACGAAACGAAAGGATATTCAGCAACCTGATGCAAAAATTATGCAGCAGATTCAAGCGTTAAAAGCCATGTATGGCATTGAAAAACAGAGTCTGGAATTGTTATTACAAGATCAGATGCCAGTTGAGAATATTGGCTGTAAGTGTTAA
- a CDS encoding patatin family protein codes for MLQQNRQALVVEGGGMRGAFTSGVLDAFLQQQFNPFDLCVGVSSGSTNVANYLAAQQGRTLQIYLDHSLRTEFIQYGRFFKGGDLLDLKWMWDVVEQEHPLNQAHLFANHPEFYMVLTHAISGEATYIKASKDNILEGLRASSSIPVLTRQAVEVFGEPYFDGGVADALPVHWAAQQHDVSKLMVLRTRPKNYYKASSKGDRLLAKYLFKQQRGFAQSLLTRTQRYNDAVEFTRSTSGQKILEVCPPDLKNMAGRLSKNKAKIRYSYDVGIETGLKAIEDWNRL; via the coding sequence ATGCTTCAACAAAATCGTCAGGCACTGGTCGTTGAAGGCGGTGGAATGCGCGGTGCATTCACCAGCGGTGTCTTAGATGCATTTTTACAGCAACAATTTAATCCCTTTGATCTCTGCGTTGGTGTCTCTTCTGGTTCAACCAATGTCGCCAATTACCTTGCAGCACAACAAGGTCGTACCCTACAAATCTATTTAGATCATTCGCTCCGCACTGAATTTATCCAATATGGTCGCTTTTTCAAAGGTGGTGACTTGCTGGACTTAAAATGGATGTGGGATGTGGTAGAACAAGAGCATCCGCTCAATCAAGCTCATCTATTTGCTAATCATCCTGAATTTTATATGGTATTGACCCATGCCATTTCAGGTGAGGCCACTTATATCAAAGCTTCAAAAGACAATATCTTAGAAGGTTTAAGAGCATCGAGTTCAATTCCTGTCTTAACGCGTCAAGCCGTTGAAGTCTTTGGTGAACCTTATTTTGATGGCGGTGTTGCTGATGCCCTCCCCGTTCATTGGGCAGCACAACAGCATGATGTGTCTAAATTGATGGTACTCAGAACTCGTCCAAAAAATTATTATAAGGCCAGCAGTAAAGGTGATCGATTGCTTGCCAAATACCTGTTTAAGCAGCAACGTGGTTTTGCGCAAAGTTTATTAACGCGGACTCAACGTTATAACGATGCTGTCGAATTTACCCGCTCAACCTCTGGCCAGAAAATTCTGGAAGTTTGCCCACCTGATTTAAAAAATATGGCAGGTCGACTTTCAAAGAATAAAGCCAAAATCCGTTATAGTTATGATGTAGGTATAGAAACAGGTTTAAAGGCAATTGAGGACTGGAATAGGCTTTAA
- a CDS encoding 3-hydroxyacyl-CoA dehydrogenase NAD-binding domain-containing protein produces the protein MSAIKYEKNADNIVILTLDSSGQSANTMNAEFRDSLNDVSQKLKTETDLKGIIFRSAKKTFFAGGDLDELIQVQPEHATEFFKMIEELKGDLRAIETLGVPVVAALNGTALGGGWEIALGCHYRIAINDPKTKFGLPEVTLGLLPGGGGIVRMVRLLGLQNAFPFLMEGKQFGVDKAKSLGLVHDTAENEQELLDKAIAWVKTNPKSQQPFDVKGYKIPGGDPKTPAVAQVLAIAPAMLRDKTKGCYPAPEAIMAAAVEGAQVDVDTALRIESRYFTQLTVGQISKNMIGTFWHGLNAIKSGASRPADVAKWQATKVGVLGAGMMGAGIAYSTAIKGIPVILKDVSVENAEKGKAYSQKLLDKRVSQGRMTAEKRDQVLALITATADAADLQGCDLIIEAVFENQELKAKVTQEAEQYLAEGGIFASNTSTLPITGLATASKDAQKFIGLHFFSPVDKMQLVEIIKGKQTSADTLAKAYDFVQQIAKTPIVVNDSRGFFTSRVFGTFIQEGMRLLAEGVHPAKIEMAALKAGMPVGPLAIQDEVSLSLTEHVAAETRKALQAEGKDLPKTPVDEVVHTMIHELNRKGKAAGAGFYDYPENGKKHLWDGLSRWQKENNISEQDMIDRFLFVQALDTLRCYEEGVLESVIDANVGSIFGIGFAPWTGGAIQFLNQNGIQKSLQRAEQLAAQYGERFTPPKLLKEKAQQNTVIQ, from the coding sequence ATGAGCGCTATTAAATACGAAAAAAACGCTGACAATATTGTAATTCTTACCCTTGATTCATCAGGTCAATCTGCCAATACCATGAATGCAGAATTCCGTGATTCACTCAATGACGTCAGCCAAAAGCTTAAAACAGAAACGGATCTAAAAGGCATTATTTTCCGTTCAGCCAAGAAAACCTTCTTTGCTGGTGGTGACTTGGATGAGCTGATTCAAGTACAACCTGAACATGCCACTGAATTTTTCAAAATGATTGAAGAACTCAAGGGTGACTTACGTGCAATTGAAACTTTAGGTGTACCTGTAGTTGCTGCCTTAAATGGTACGGCGCTGGGTGGCGGTTGGGAAATTGCTTTAGGCTGTCATTACCGTATTGCCATCAATGATCCAAAAACCAAATTTGGTTTGCCTGAAGTGACCTTAGGCTTGCTGCCAGGCGGTGGCGGTATCGTGCGTATGGTACGTTTGCTTGGCTTGCAAAATGCGTTTCCATTCCTGATGGAAGGCAAGCAATTTGGGGTAGATAAAGCAAAATCACTGGGTTTGGTACATGACACCGCTGAGAACGAACAAGAGCTGTTAGACAAAGCCATTGCTTGGGTCAAAACCAATCCAAAGTCACAACAACCTTTTGATGTTAAAGGCTACAAGATCCCAGGTGGCGATCCGAAAACGCCTGCTGTAGCACAAGTGCTTGCAATTGCCCCTGCGATGCTACGTGATAAAACCAAAGGCTGTTACCCTGCACCTGAAGCGATCATGGCGGCAGCAGTAGAAGGTGCGCAGGTTGATGTTGATACCGCTTTGCGTATCGAATCACGTTACTTTACGCAACTCACAGTCGGTCAGATTTCTAAAAATATGATCGGTACTTTCTGGCATGGTCTCAATGCAATTAAGTCTGGCGCAAGTCGCCCTGCGGATGTTGCAAAATGGCAAGCGACTAAAGTGGGTGTGTTAGGTGCAGGCATGATGGGGGCGGGTATCGCGTATTCGACGGCAATCAAAGGCATCCCTGTGATCCTGAAAGATGTCTCTGTTGAAAACGCAGAAAAAGGCAAAGCTTATTCACAGAAACTTTTGGATAAACGTGTTTCTCAAGGTCGTATGACCGCAGAAAAACGTGACCAAGTCTTAGCACTGATCACTGCAACGGCAGATGCAGCAGACTTGCAAGGCTGTGATTTGATCATCGAAGCAGTATTTGAGAACCAAGAGTTAAAAGCCAAAGTGACCCAAGAAGCTGAACAATATTTGGCTGAAGGTGGAATCTTTGCATCGAATACCTCTACTCTACCAATCACTGGTTTGGCGACGGCGAGTAAAGATGCTCAAAAGTTCATTGGACTACATTTCTTTAGTCCAGTCGATAAAATGCAGTTGGTTGAAATTATCAAAGGTAAACAGACCTCTGCTGACACTTTAGCGAAGGCTTATGACTTTGTTCAGCAAATTGCCAAAACCCCAATTGTCGTGAATGACAGCCGTGGCTTCTTCACTAGCCGCGTGTTTGGTACTTTCATTCAAGAAGGGATGCGTTTACTTGCAGAGGGTGTGCATCCAGCCAAAATTGAAATGGCAGCACTAAAAGCTGGTATGCCGGTTGGCCCACTTGCAATTCAGGATGAAGTTTCTCTGAGCTTGACTGAACATGTTGCAGCAGAAACCCGTAAAGCCCTGCAAGCGGAAGGCAAAGATTTACCGAAAACCCCAGTAGATGAAGTGGTACACACCATGATTCATGAGCTGAACCGTAAAGGTAAGGCAGCAGGTGCAGGCTTCTATGACTATCCAGAAAATGGTAAAAAACATTTATGGGATGGTCTCAGCCGTTGGCAGAAAGAGAACAATATTTCTGAGCAAGACATGATTGACCGCTTCTTATTTGTGCAGGCACTAGATACCCTGCGCTGCTATGAAGAAGGTGTTTTAGAATCTGTGATTGATGCCAATGTCGGTTCGATATTCGGAATTGGTTTTGCTCCATGGACAGGCGGTGCCATTCAATTCCTGAATCAAAATGGCATTCAAAAATCATTGCAACGCGCCGAGCAACTGGCGGCACAATATGGTGAGCGTTTTACGCCGCCAAAATTATTGAAAGAAAAAGCACAGCAAAATACTGTGATTCAATAA
- a CDS encoding acetyl-CoA C-acetyltransferase translates to MSEAYIIDAIRTPRGKGKKDGSLHEVKPITLLTSLLNELQQRHQLDTSKVDDIVLGCVTPIADQGGDIAKTAAIAAGWNDDVAGVQINRFCASGLEAVNLAAQKVRSGWEDVVVAGGVESMSRIPMGSDGGPWALDPETNLKSSFVPQGVGADLIATLDGYSREDVDAFAVGSQQKAAAAQAKGYFDKSVIPVKDHSGVLILEKDEFIRGATTVEGLAKLNASFEMMGQMGFDAVALQKYPEAQKINHVHHAGNSSGIVDGAAVVLLASEKAVKEQGLKPRAKVLATALVGTDPTIMLTGPAPAARKALAKAGLTIDDIDLFEVNEAFAAVVMRFINELNVPAEKVNVNGGAIAMGHPLGATGAMILGTLLDELERQGKKRGLATLCVGGGMGIATIIELV, encoded by the coding sequence ATGAGCGAGGCCTACATTATTGATGCCATTCGCACACCACGCGGAAAAGGGAAAAAAGATGGCTCACTGCATGAAGTCAAACCGATTACTTTACTCACATCATTATTGAATGAATTACAACAACGCCATCAACTTGATACGTCAAAAGTGGATGATATCGTCTTAGGTTGTGTCACACCGATTGCTGACCAAGGCGGTGATATTGCTAAAACTGCGGCCATTGCAGCAGGTTGGAATGATGATGTGGCAGGTGTGCAAATCAACCGTTTCTGTGCATCTGGTTTGGAAGCGGTCAATTTGGCAGCACAAAAAGTCCGTTCTGGTTGGGAAGATGTAGTGGTTGCTGGTGGTGTGGAGTCCATGTCACGTATTCCGATGGGCTCTGATGGAGGCCCTTGGGCACTTGATCCTGAAACCAACTTAAAATCTTCTTTTGTGCCACAAGGCGTTGGCGCGGACTTAATTGCCACCTTAGATGGCTATAGCCGCGAAGATGTCGATGCTTTTGCAGTCGGCTCACAACAAAAAGCCGCGGCAGCACAAGCCAAAGGTTATTTCGATAAGTCAGTAATTCCTGTTAAAGATCATTCAGGTGTGCTGATCTTAGAAAAAGATGAATTTATTCGGGGTGCGACCACGGTTGAAGGCTTGGCAAAACTGAATGCCAGCTTTGAAATGATGGGACAAATGGGCTTCGATGCGGTTGCGCTACAGAAGTATCCTGAAGCGCAAAAAATTAACCATGTGCATCATGCGGGTAACTCATCGGGCATCGTTGATGGTGCTGCGGTGGTGTTATTGGCTTCTGAAAAAGCCGTCAAAGAACAAGGCTTAAAACCACGTGCCAAAGTGTTGGCAACGGCATTGGTGGGGACTGACCCAACCATTATGCTGACAGGTCCTGCCCCTGCTGCACGTAAAGCCTTAGCCAAAGCGGGCTTAACGATTGATGATATTGACCTATTTGAAGTCAATGAAGCCTTTGCGGCCGTGGTGATGCGTTTTATCAATGAACTGAACGTTCCTGCCGAGAAAGTCAATGTGAACGGCGGTGCAATTGCAATGGGTCATCCATTGGGTGCAACGGGTGCCATGATTTTAGGCACTTTGTTAGACGAGTTAGAGCGTCAAGGTAAAAAACGTGGCCTAGCCACATTATGTGTTGGTGGTGGAATGGGTATCGCCACCATTATTGAGTTGGTGTAA
- a CDS encoding agmatine deiminase family protein: MIILKRHYAVMALILSLLGCDSPGRNVENNKAIEDKNKVSQTYSNQAADDKMLLVLSAPSVHDPYYKSAFQRIVDFQIDYAKSILGNDNVVIVVDKDTKPYFTGKVPEDILLVDDVRDIWMRDFTTVNPMRPVQFTYTWASMTKKQSKDVQKSFSQFADRYQIQRAKTDLMIDGGNLVDDYAGRVITTTRFMEDNQLSYNEAKQELKATLGATEVAILEPDEEVLAHSDGMVSWVDKNTLLVNDYSKTPSFRTTVMKELKAAFPTAKIVEVPVEYKTNPKGQWEGFESACGVNLNATVTHHNIYVPTFNMPHDQKALTIIKQNTSKKVIPVNAESVCPMGGSVRCLTWQVTGDNAAKLIQAARDK; this comes from the coding sequence ATGATAATACTAAAGCGTCACTATGCTGTTATGGCATTGATCTTGTCACTTTTGGGATGTGATTCACCTGGACGGAATGTTGAAAATAACAAAGCAATCGAGGATAAAAACAAGGTGAGCCAAACCTATTCAAATCAAGCTGCTGATGACAAAATGCTATTGGTATTGTCTGCGCCTTCTGTACATGATCCTTATTACAAATCTGCTTTTCAACGAATTGTAGATTTTCAGATTGATTATGCAAAATCAATTTTGGGTAATGACAATGTGGTCATTGTAGTAGATAAAGACACTAAGCCGTATTTCACAGGCAAAGTGCCTGAAGATATTTTACTGGTAGATGATGTCCGTGATATCTGGATGCGCGACTTCACCACGGTTAATCCAATGCGACCGGTGCAATTTACCTATACTTGGGCCTCGATGACCAAGAAACAAAGTAAAGATGTGCAAAAAAGTTTTAGTCAGTTTGCGGATCGTTATCAAATTCAAAGAGCTAAAACTGATTTGATGATTGATGGGGGTAACCTTGTTGATGATTATGCGGGTCGTGTGATTACCACCACACGTTTTATGGAAGATAATCAGCTTAGCTATAACGAGGCCAAACAAGAGTTAAAAGCGACTTTGGGTGCAACCGAAGTTGCCATCTTAGAACCAGATGAAGAAGTGCTGGCACATTCAGATGGCATGGTCAGTTGGGTGGATAAAAATACTCTGTTGGTGAATGACTATTCAAAGACACCATCATTTAGAACAACCGTAATGAAGGAGTTAAAAGCTGCGTTTCCAACTGCAAAAATCGTGGAAGTGCCTGTTGAATATAAGACCAATCCCAAAGGGCAGTGGGAAGGTTTTGAGTCAGCATGTGGTGTGAATTTAAATGCCACGGTCACACATCACAATATCTATGTGCCAACTTTTAATATGCCGCATGATCAAAAAGCACTCACGATTATCAAGCAGAATACCTCTAAGAAAGTGATTCCTGTGAATGCTGAATCTGTTTGTCCAATGGGGGGCAGCGTGCGTTGCCTCACTTGGCAGGTGACAGGGGATAATGCTGCGAAACTGATCCAAGCTGCTCGAGATAAGTAA
- a CDS encoding AAA family ATPase, whose product MKFINIIGTTGSGKSTLARQLAQKQQLQYIELDNLLWLDDWQESANEALFLKLKIAMKNATAGWVIDGLYTRTTPMMMEKVDTVIWLDYAFHINLYRLTKRTFGRVISRKKLWEDSNNRESLKLMLSKQSIFIWLIKSYPKNRKKYLALMQNPDYQHIRFIRLTTPAQTRHFLEHLKG is encoded by the coding sequence ATGAAGTTCATTAATATTATTGGTACCACAGGTTCGGGTAAATCGACACTAGCCCGACAGTTGGCGCAAAAACAACAATTACAATATATCGAACTGGATAATTTACTTTGGCTGGATGATTGGCAAGAATCGGCCAATGAAGCCTTGTTTTTGAAGCTAAAAATCGCCATGAAAAATGCTACAGCAGGGTGGGTCATTGATGGTCTTTATACCCGCACTACTCCAATGATGATGGAGAAAGTAGATACCGTCATCTGGTTAGATTATGCCTTTCACATCAATTTATATCGTTTGACCAAGCGTACATTCGGGCGTGTGATCAGTCGGAAAAAGTTATGGGAAGATTCAAATAATCGGGAAAGTTTAAAATTGATGCTGTCTAAACAATCTATTTTTATCTGGTTAATTAAATCCTATCCAAAAAACCGAAAGAAATACTTAGCTTTGATGCAGAATCCAGACTATCAGCATATTCGGTTTATTCGTTTAACAACCCCAGCGCAAACCAGGCATTTTTTAGAGCATCTAAAAGGATAA
- a CDS encoding adenylate kinase, protein MKFINVVGTSATGKTTFARQLAQKLAVAHIEMDDLFWLDNWQETPDHEFFPKLQSQMGRATGGWVLDGNYSRTQDLKLRYVDTIIWLDYSFSLNLYRSVKRAIARAVSQKRLWPNSNNRESFKTSFMSKDSIILWMIRHHAKNRKKYLAMMNDAQYQQIRFIRLTSPQQAEKFLEQIKAVQ, encoded by the coding sequence ATGAAATTTATCAATGTCGTCGGCACATCTGCTACTGGAAAAACCACTTTTGCTCGTCAACTTGCCCAAAAGTTAGCGGTGGCTCATATTGAAATGGATGATTTATTCTGGCTGGATAATTGGCAAGAAACACCTGATCATGAATTTTTCCCAAAATTGCAAAGTCAAATGGGTCGAGCGACAGGTGGATGGGTCCTTGACGGTAATTATTCTCGAACGCAAGATTTGAAGCTGAGATATGTTGATACGATTATCTGGTTGGACTATTCATTTTCTTTAAATCTGTATCGTTCAGTCAAACGGGCCATTGCTCGGGCAGTCTCGCAAAAAAGATTGTGGCCAAACTCAAACAATCGAGAAAGTTTTAAGACCAGTTTTATGTCTAAGGATTCAATTATTTTATGGATGATTCGTCATCATGCTAAAAATAGAAAAAAGTATTTGGCAATGATGAATGATGCTCAATATCAGCAGATTCGGTTTATTCGTTTAACCTCTCCACAACAAGCAGAAAAGTTTTTAGAACAGATTAAGGCCGTGCAATGA